A region of Nerophis ophidion isolate RoL-2023_Sa linkage group LG28, RoL_Noph_v1.0, whole genome shotgun sequence DNA encodes the following proteins:
- the LOC133545390 gene encoding gastrula zinc finger protein XlCGF57.1-like isoform X3: protein MRTEEPQPSHIKKKEEYPLIPHFKEEEEDPLNPQFKEEAVDPLSPHIKEEEMDPPTPRFKEEEEDPLTPHFKEEENQLTPLFKEKSVDPLTPQNKEEEVDPLTPHIKDEEEDPLTPHIKEEEEEHSISQQGEHFEELEEVDVTKMPVTGVPVKSEGDEVKGESEERGGGEPPSSSSTQHMTTEADGDHCGGSQADKLLAPLSDNEDTTSHSPDTDDEDSKDDKTCHTDNTHFKCSHCDKTFKYHSDLKRHMRTHTGEKPFSCSECGRDFRLKEMMKEHMRIHTGEKPFSCSICGKDFTQRPHLKTHMRIHTGEKPFSCSECGKSFGINRSLKIHMRTHTGEKPFSCSICGKNFTEKQSLKTHMTIHTGEKPFSCSICGKNFTHRQNLKSHMTTHSGGKPFSCSICSKKFTQRQYLKTHMRIHTGEKHFSCSECGKSFVFNENFKVHMRTHTGEKPFSCSICGKDFTQKPHFKAHMRIHTGEKPFSCSECGKSFVINRSLKVHMRTHTGEKPFTCSVCGISYKERRQLKIHMIKHSGEKPYSCSSCNKSFCHKKSFTVHMRTHTGEKMLSCSVCGERFSFKYQCKKHKCAGENSSSK from the coding sequence atgcggacggaggaaccacagccctcccacattaagaagaaagaggaatacccactgatcccccattttaaagaggaagaggaggacccactgaatcCCCAATTTAAagaggaagcggtggatccactgagccctcacattaaggaggaagagatGGATCCACCTACACCCcgttttaaagaggaagaggaggacccactgacaccccattttaaagaaGAAGAGAACCAACTGACACCCCTTTTTAAAGAGAAATCggtggatccactgacccctcaaaATAAGGAGGAAGAGGTGGATccgctgacccctcacattaaggacgaagaggaggacccactgacccctcacattaaagaggaagaggaagaacacagcatcagtcagcagggagagcatttTGAagaactggaggaggttgatgtcaccaagatgccagtgactggtgtccctgtgaagagtgaaggtgatgaggtcaaaggtgaaagtgaggagaggggtgggggggagcctccaagcagcagctcaacacaacacatgacaacagaagctgatggagaccactgtggaggatcacaagcagacaagctcttagctccactatcagataatgaggacacaacgtcacactctcctgacactgatgatgaagactctaaagatgataagacatgtcacactgacaacactcacttcaagtgttctcactgtgacaaaacttttaaataccatagtgatttgaaaagacacatgagaacacacactggagaaaaacccttttcatgctcagaatgtggtagagATTTTAGACTAAAAGAAAtgatgaaagaacacatgagaatacacactggagaaaaacctttttcatgttcaatctgcggtaaagattttactcaaaggccacatttgaaaacacacatgagaatacacactggcgaaaagcctttttcctgctcagaatgtggtaaaagttttggaaTAAATCGAAGtttaaaaatacacatgagaacacacactggagaaaaacctttttcatgttcaatctgtggtaaaaattttactgAAAAGCAaagtttgaaaacacacatgacaatacacactggagaaaaacctttttcatgttcaatctgtggtaaaaattttactcatAGGCAAAATTTGAAatcacacatgacaacacactcTGGAGGAAAAccattttcatgttcaatctgtagtaaaaaatttactcaaaggcaatatttgaaaacacacatgagaatacacactggagaaaaacatttttcctgctcagaatgtggtaaaagttttgtatttAATGAAAATtttaaagtacacatgagaacacacactggagaaaagcctttttcatgttcaatctgcggtaaagattttactcaaaagccccatttcaaagcacacatgagaatacacactggagaaaaacctttttcctgctcagaatgtggtaaaagcttTGTAATAAATcgaagtttaaaagtacacatgagaacacacaccggagaaaaaccgtTTACATGTTCAGTATGTGGAATAAGTTATAAAGAAAGACGACAATTAAAAATACACATGATAAagcactctggtgaaaaaccatactcctgttcaagctgcaacaaaagcttttgtcacaaaaaatcttttacagtacacatgagaacacacacaggtgagaaaatgttgagttgcagtgtgtgtggtgaaagattctcttttAAGTatcagtgtaagaaacacaagtgtgctggtgagaacagcagcagcaaatga